Within Kutzneria chonburiensis, the genomic segment GGCGCTTGGGGTCCGTGTTGGTCATCGCGTCCAGGTCGAACAGCTCGACCTTGGGCGGATGGACATGGGCCTCGCCCCGGACCTGGGTCGGCAAGTGGACGGTCATGCCGACATCGTCTGACCTGCGCGGCGTCACTGCCATCCTCCGGCAGGGTCATATTCCGACCGCTGCCGGGTGGTGGCGTTGCGTCAGCTCGTGATGGAAGTGCCGACGCTGCTCACGGTGAGCAGCGGGCCCACGCTGCCGGCGCAGCCCTGGCCCGAGGTCGGCAGGAACATCGCGGCGGTCTCGTTCGGCGGGTAGACCCGCAGGCCGCGGACGTCGACCGGCTTGCACTGGTCGGCCGGGAACGGGCCGGCGTTGACGATGACCAGGCCGGCGTTGGTGCTCCCGCCGGGACGCAGCGTGATCGTCGGGCCTTGGTTGCCGCTGCGGTTGGCCGGCAGGCCGACCTGCTGGCCGCTGTCGCCGGTGACGTAGGAGACGCCGGGGAAGCCCTGCAGCGTGCAGCTGTGCTGGCTGATATTCGTGA encodes:
- a CDS encoding DUF4232 domain-containing protein, producing MRSTIAVGVACVAGAFMLSACGGAQISGTITPITSGNTATSSPPPTTSAQASGGGTDAGTGGGQTGNNGAQPAASNNPSNCKSSELKLSFGHDSDHAMQKTYTSLQFTNISQHSCTLQGFPGVSYVTGDSGQQVGLPANRSGNQGPTITLRPGGSTNAGLVIVNAGPFPADQCKPVDVRGLRVYPPNETAAMFLPTSGQGCAGSVGPLLTVSSVGTSITS